One genomic region from Anopheles bellator chromosome 2, idAnoBellAS_SP24_06.2, whole genome shotgun sequence encodes:
- the LOC131211555 gene encoding uncharacterized protein LOC131211555, with protein sequence MPKPPKSKEPKIPPEEARHALLQQQEEQAADEQRRLREKAAQNLKEYNQRRVLLVESVKLFRRLEKSASDYRRQQADRKEWSDFVSCRKPPDPASAPELRAALYQWTYRREQHEKSSVSWTLAADERSPLTQDTAVSERKTTRQDLRQLYRNIGAIYVPTVREALAVLKSIEDGVAGAEPQPEVLLARDEIRKFISDSLDRMTFRVGSNLARDMEVLDPVMCEFQYASDIVAIYFWSFRHVPLPPDYNLLMKAVNMAPLRLILHRPPGFDLKNALIRGLWHGFDHYSSMDPTRVVGPLPAPAKELIAAQELEWNERQEVRRKRLTALRQLRDDYENEQRRKQAEAEALAAEQQKPGAFGGPPKPAGGKGKGVKRGAKKGKTKQGPEPVAVPAVITGETEVDIDDEYERQQSDQFRDTLEPIGPKSLPLRDGYLNLREYGITGGVYKLTRFAKLPQPVELRSDFIFTCKPVGLDLSESQPEYRALESDEVIKIELHLPAGCFWWEEPTVCRWEPWEESDTFRQLSPAVQRFHLQYDQIRAHEASRLFTARATGPRQTKVVPDFRLVDVPVEIRRHYLIREHILPRLPEGYRFHAELKQLYSILRERTTRRKALDREQLARNELMLKYDRFLQANQQPREWPSFSELRLPTEADIGSERNAVADSRRKTPNAVMDAKLDHLSLLHPAHPRYLHPPQPVARRPLTVAAKDPDSTAQTMEELERSLEACISADDDEAGERLCDMFSTFLNLLAYLRDKEKPAFPSLPVPGAEDPVPTVKHVSVRAGTREFKHRHLASRPSSRKSLTQELRGRPQEPKRTRKRKKSLTKRSHSVAVEQPDRATSEDRSKTDGILTRIEHEPGRWSTKAIHSQSYDPVGRVLTFWTDRLGVYGLAARRYSLLPLRQWDMRRLGRVADLTTVISLRTGAGLEIVFSVTSGGYRVQVGQEHREPPNEEVVVPRHDELSLEELQELLATLNLHLFPQPDTCFYTTGMPAGAHKHEPMELHNLRCLAVFCLTHHFRHCLWNRYADRRTALVRCRQLIEGRPEPELETIKITPLGVLTVEVEELCSPTLEQILLAYHPRPADQSYNADGYGLLKGTLEEPSRKALAKTPPLLQWNVGQLLQKLRLLSYS encoded by the exons ATGCCTAAG CCACCGAAGAGCAAGGAACCGAAAATCCCTCCCGAAGAGGCGCG CCATGCTTTgctgcagcaacaagaagaaCAGGCTGCCGACGAACAGCGACGGCTCCGGGAAAAGGCCGCACAAAATCTGAAGGAATACAACCAGCGCCGAGTGCTGTTGGTGGAAAGTGTAAAATTATTTCGCC GGCTCGAAAAAAGTGCCTCGGACTACCGACGTCAGCAAGCGGACCGGAAAGAGTGGTCCGATTTTGTGTCCTGCCGTAAGCCTCCCGATCCGGCCAGCGCCCCGGAGCTTCGGGCGGCCCTGTACCAGTGGACGTATCGGCGCGAGCAGCACGAAAAGAGTTCCGTCAGCTGGACGCTGGCGGCCGACGAGCGAAGCCCGCTGACGCAGGACACGGCTGTGTCGGAGCGAAAAACGACCCGGCAAGATCTGCGGCAACTGTACCGGAACATAGGCGCAATTTATGTCCCGACGGTCCGCGAGGCCTTGGCGGTGCTGAAATCGATCGAAGACGGCGTGGCCGGTGCGGAGCCGCAGCCCGAAGTGCTGCTGGCGAGGGACGAAATCCGGAAGTTCATTAGCGATTCACTGGACAGGATGACCTTTCGTGTTGGCAGCAACCTAGCTCGAGATATGGA AGTCCTGGATCCGGTGATGTGCGAGTTTCAGTACGCGAGCGACATTGTGGCCATTTATTTTTGGTCCTTTCGCCATGTTCCTCTGCCGCCAGATTA TAATCTTCTTATGAAAGCGGTGAATATGGCCCCGCTCCGGCTCATCctgcaccggccaccggggttTGATTTAAAGAACGCGCTGATCCGGGGCCTCTGGCACGGGTTCGATCACTACAGCAGTATGGACCCGACACGGGTTGTGGGGCcgctgccggcaccggccaagGAGCTCATCGCGGCCCAGGAACTGGAGTGGAACGAACGGCAGGAAGTCAGGCGGAAACGTCTGACAGCTTTGCGCCAGCTGCGGGATGATTACGAAAACGAACAGCGCCGTAAGCAAGCCGAAGCGGAAGCCCTGGCAGCCGAGCAGCAAAAGCCCGGCGCATTCGGCGGCCCGCCAAAGCCTGCCGGGGGCAAAGGCAAAGGGGTCAAGAGGGgggccaaaaaagggaaaacgaaacaaggaccggaaccggtagcGGTTCCGGCAGTGATTACGGGCGAAACCGAGGTCGACATAGACGACGAGTACGAGCGCCAGCAAAGCGATCAGTTTCGGGACACTTTGGAGCCAATCGGCCCAAAGTCACTCCCGCTGAGGGACGGCTACCTGAACCTGCGGGAGTACGGCATCACGGGCGGGGTCTACAAGCTCACACGCTTCGCTAAACTGCCGCAACCCGTCGAGCTGCGATCGGATTTCATCTTCACCTGCAAACCGGTCGGTCTGGACCTGTCAGAAAGCCAGCCGGAATATAGGGCACTCGAAAGTGACGAGGTGATTAAAATTGAACTCCacctgccggccggctgttTCTGGTGGGAAGAACCGACCGTGTGTCGCTGGGAGCCGTGGGAAGAAAGTGACACATTCCGGCAGCTATCCCCAGCCGTCCAACGATTCCATCTCCAGTACGATCAGATCCGAGCACACGAAGCGTCGCGCCTGTTTACAGCCAGGGCCACGGGACCGAGGCAGACGAAAGTTGTGCCAGACTTCCGGCTTGTGGATGTGCCGGTCGAAATCAGACGGCACTACCTGATCCGGGAACACATATTACCGCGCCTCCCGGAAGGATATCGGTTCCACGCGGAGTTGAAACAATTGTATTCCATTTTGCGGGAAAGGACCACACGACGGAAGGCGCTCGACCGGGAGCAGCTGGCTCGGAACGAACTGATGCTGAAGTATGATCGATTTCTGCAGGCTAATCAGCAGCCCCGGGAGTGGCCCTCGTTCTCGGAACTACGCCTTCCCACTGAAGCTGACATCGGTTCGGAGCGCAACGCCGTGGCCGACTCCAGGCGAAAGACCCCGAACGCTGTAATGGATGCAAAATTGGACCACCTTTCACTGTTACATCCAGCGCATCCTCGCTATCTGCACCCTCCACAACCCGTCGCGCGTCGTCCGCTGACCGTGGCCGCCAAGGACCCTGACAGCACGGCGCAAACCATGGAGGAGCTGGAGCGCTCCCTCGAAGCGTGCATCTCCgcggacgatgacgaggcCGGCGAGCGGTTGTGTGATATGTTTTCGACATTCCTGAACCTGCTCGCGTATTTGCGGGACAAGGAGAAGCCAGCGTTCCCATCGCTTCCAGTGCCGGGAGCGGAGGATCCGGTGCCGACCGTGAAACACGTGTCCGTCAGAGCTGGCACACGGGAATTCAAACATCGGCACCTGGCATCGAGGCCGTCCAGTAGAAAATCACTCACTCAAGAACTGAGAGGGCGTCCCCAGGAACCAAAGCGAACCCGGAAACGTAAGAAATCGCTAACGAAACGATCCCactccgtggccgtggaacAGCCTGACCGGGCGACGAGCGAAGACCGCTCGAAGACGGATGGGATCTTGACGCGGATCGAACACGAACCGGGCCGTTGGTCGACCAAAGCGATCCACAGCCAATCGTACGATCCCGTCGGCAGAGTGTTAACCTTTTGGACCGACCGGCTTGGAGTTTATGGGTTGGCTGCCCGTCGATACAGTTTACTACCCCTTCGCCAGTGGGACATGCGACGCCTGGGGCGAGT AGCCGATCTGACAACCGTTATTTCACtccgaaccggggccgggcttgaaattgttttctccGTCACTTCCGGAGGCTACCGGGTGCAGGTTGGTCAGGAACATCGGGAACCGCCCAACGAGGAGGTCGTGGTCCCCCGGCACGACGAGCTGTCTCTGGAGGAGCTCCAGGAGCTCCTGGCCACGCTCAATCTGCATCTGTTTCCGCAACCAGACACCTGCTTCTACACCACCGGAATGCCAGCTGGGGCTCACAAGCACGAACCGATGGAACTCCACAATCTGCGATGTttggccgtgttttgtttAACCCACCACTTCCGCCACTGCCTGTGGAACCGATATGCCGATCGGCGCACGGCACTCGTTCGGTGCCGCCAGTTGATTGAAGggcgcccggaaccggaattggAAACCATCAAGATAACGCCCCTCGGCGTACTGACGGTCGAAGTGGAGGAGCTTTGTTCGCCCACCCTCGAGCAGATCCTGCTGGCGTACCATCCGCGACCCGCGGACCAAAGC TACAACGCCGACGGTTACGGTCTGCTGAAGGGCACCCTTGAAGAACCCTCGCGGAAGGCGCTCGCTAAAACGCCGCCCTTGCTCCAGTGGAACGTTGGCCAGCTCTTGCAGAAGCTACGACTGCTAAGCTACTCTTGA